From one Lotus japonicus ecotype B-129 chromosome 3, LjGifu_v1.2 genomic stretch:
- the LOC130746314 gene encoding cytochrome b5-like — protein sequence MASNSKLLTFEDVALHNHKKDCWIIINGKVYDVTPFLDDHPGGDEALITATEKDATIDFEDVGHSDSAIEMMEQYFVGEVDTNTLPSKGGSSSAAPTQATASGNESAGALLKILQYVVPLLLLGCAFALQYIGKKSKSNES from the exons ATGGCTTCAAACTCCAAGCTTTTGACCTTTGAGGATGTGGCTCTGCACAATCACAAGAAGGATTGCTGGATCATAATCAATGGAAAG GTATATGATGTCACCCCATTTTTGGATGATCATCCTGGAGGTGATGAAGCTTTAATCACTGCTACAG AGAAGGATGCAACCATTGATTTTGAAGATGTTGGGCATAGCGACTCAGCAATAGAGATGATGGAACAGTACTTTGTTGGGGAGGTTGACACCAACACTCTTCCTTCAAAAGGTGGTAGCAGTTCAGCAGCACCAACACAAGCAACTGCCTCCGGCAATGAGTCTGCTGGAGCTCTGTTGAAGATCTTGCAGTACGTGGTGCCGCTGCTGCTATTGGGCTGTGCATTTGCTCTGCAGTACATTGGGAAGAAGAGCAAGTCCAATGAATcatga
- the LOC130746315 gene encoding cytochrome P450 78A3-like, with protein MTTHNHIDNFWVFALVSKCTQENIAWSLLVMASLLLAMTFFYWSHPGGPAWGKYYSYYHYWITKTPTSPPNSSPTTTKQQPIPGPKGFPLIGSMNLMSNLAHHRILAAAKSFNATRLMAFSLGDTRTIVSCHPDVAKEILQSSVFADRPIKESAYSLMFNRAIGFAPYGVYWRTLRKIANNHLFCPMQIKSSAPQRGEIANQMVSLFRNNLGSPLTIRQVLKKGSLYNMMWSVFGQKYKLAEEETSNNRMVEELSGLVEKGYDLLGTLNWGDHLPFLKDFDAQKIRFTCSELVPKVNRFVGSIIADHRADKNQTNLDFVHVLLSLQGPDKLSEPDMIAVLWEMIFRGTDTVAVLVEWILARMVLHPDVQRKVQEELDEVADGGKRAVKEEDVAAAVYFQAVVKEVLRLHPPGPLLSWARLAITDTTIDGYHVPEGTTAMVNMWAIARDPEVWRDPLEFMPERFMGEENEFSIFGSDLRLAPFGAGRRSCPGKNLGLTTVTFWVAKLLHEFEWLPLDDGGVDLTELLRLSCEMANPLTVQVRPRRELSC; from the exons ATGACAACCCACAACCACATTGACAACTTCTGGGTCTTTGCCTTGGTCTCCAAGTGCACACAAGAAAACATTGCATGGTCGCTTTTGGTCATGGCCTCACTCTTGCTTGCCATGACTTTCTTTTACTGGTCACACCCTGGTGGTCCTGCTTGGGGCAAGTACTACTCCTATTACCACTACTGGATCACAAAAACACCCACCTCACCTCCTAATTCTtctccaacaacaacaaaacaacaaccaATCCCTGGTCCCAAAGGCTTCCCTTTAATTGGAAGCATGAACCTCATGTCCAACTTAGCTCACCACCGTATTTTAGCCGCTGCAAAATCATTTAACGCCACCAGGCTCATGGCCTTCAGCCTCGGCGACACGCGAACCATTGTCTCCTGCCACCCGGACGTGGCCAAAGAGATTCTCCAGAGCTCGGTCTTCGCTGATCGCCCAATCAAGGAATCCGCCTACAGCCTCATGTTCAACCGCGCCATCGGTTTCGCCCCTTACGGTGTCTACTGGCGAACCTTGAGAAAAATCGCTAACAACCACCTCTTCTGCCCTATGCAAATCAAATCCTCCGCGCCGCAGCGCGGAGAAATCGCCAACCAGATGGTCAGCCTCTTCCGAAACAACCTCGGCTCTCCGCTGACCATCCGGCAGGTTCTCAAGAAAGGCTCCCTCTACAACATGATGTGGTCGGTGTTCGGACAGAAGTACAAGCTGGCCGAGGAGGAGACGAGCAACAACCGAATGGTGGAGGAGCTGAGTGGGTTGGTTGAGAAAGGGTACGACCTATTAGGTACCCTTAATTGGGGCGACCACTTGCCTTTCCTTAAGGACTTTGATGCTCAGAAAATCCGGTTCACTTGCTCAGAGTTGGTTCCTAAGGTGAACCGGTTCGTCGGTTCAATCATCGCCGACCACCGAGCCGACAAGAACCAGACCAACCTGGATTTCGTTCATGTCTTGCTCTCTCTTCAAGGTCCTGATAAATTGTCTGAACCCGACATGATTGCTGTTCTTTGG gAAATGATATTTAGAGGGACCGACACGGTGGCGGTGTTGGTGGAGTGGATACTAGCGAGGATGGTGCTGCATCCTGATGTGCAGAGGAAGGTGCAAGAGGAGCTGGATGAGGTAGCTGATGGAGGGAAAAGGGCGGTGAAGGAGGAGGATGTGGCGGCGGCGGTGTATTTTCAGGCGGTGGTGAAGGAGGTTTTGAGGCTACACCCACCTGGCCCACTTCTCTCGTGGGCCAGGTTGGCCATCACTGATACGACCATTGATGGGTACCACGTGCCAGAGGGGACCACAGCGATGGTTAATATGTGGGCCATAGCGAGGGACCCGGAGGTGTGGAGGGACCCACTGGAATTTATGCCTGAGAGGTTCATGGGAGAAGAGAATGAGTTTTCAATATTCGGGTCAGATCTGAGGCTGGCTCCATTCGGGGCGGGTAGGAGGAGCTGCCCCGGGAAGAATCTGGGTTTGACCACCGTGACTTTCTGGGTGGCGAAGCTCTTGCATGAATTTGAATGGCTGCCATTAGATGATGGCGGCGTTGATCTGACGGAGCTGCTCAGGCTGTCTTGTGAAATGGCTAACCCTCTCACTGTTCAAGTGCGTCCTAGGCGTGAGTTGAGTTGTTGA